One genomic window of Vicinamibacterales bacterium includes the following:
- a CDS encoding MBL fold metallo-hydrolase, with the protein MTATLTFLGAARTVTGSRYLVESSGRRVLVDCGMFQGLKELRLRNWAPSPVPPAAIDAVVVTHAHLDHVGMLPRLVAQGFKGRIFCTPGTQDLCSLVLPDAGRLQEEEADRANRGGYSKHHPAKPLFTEDQAVATLSRLQPVGYHRPVPVANGLEAEFIPTGHLLGAAYVRMRRADGSGGAVVFGGDLGRYNRPVLPDPSAGTAADVLLVESTYGDRLHPDGDETERLATLIRETSERGGKLVIPSFAIGRVEEVLYAIKKLEDGGAVPALPVYVDSPMALQALKFYERRAHELDGDIGRHRGEVSAFCTARFTPVASSRESQDVVNRAGPAIVISSSGMATGGRVLHHLAKALPDQRNTVLFVGFQAAGTRGRHLIEGAQEVKIYGQQVPVHARVEKLNGMSAHADASEIVRWLRTFPSPPRTTYLVHGEPSAQDALKSRIEHELAWNVQVPRHGERVPVPL; encoded by the coding sequence ATGACGGCGACGCTGACGTTCCTTGGAGCGGCCCGCACGGTGACCGGCTCCCGCTACCTGGTGGAGTCCTCGGGCCGGCGCGTGCTGGTGGATTGCGGGATGTTCCAGGGGCTCAAGGAACTGCGCCTCAGGAACTGGGCGCCGTCGCCCGTGCCCCCCGCGGCCATCGACGCCGTGGTCGTCACCCACGCCCACCTGGATCACGTCGGCATGCTGCCGCGGCTCGTGGCGCAGGGGTTCAAGGGCCGGATCTTTTGCACCCCCGGCACCCAGGATCTGTGCAGCCTGGTGCTGCCGGACGCCGGCCGGCTGCAGGAAGAGGAGGCGGACCGCGCCAATCGCGGCGGCTACTCCAAGCACCACCCGGCCAAGCCCCTCTTCACCGAAGACCAGGCCGTCGCCACGCTGTCGCGCCTCCAGCCGGTCGGCTACCACCGCCCCGTGCCTGTCGCCAACGGCCTCGAGGCCGAGTTCATTCCGACGGGCCACCTCCTCGGGGCCGCGTACGTCAGGATGCGCCGGGCGGACGGGAGCGGTGGCGCCGTGGTCTTCGGCGGCGACCTGGGACGCTACAACCGGCCCGTGCTGCCGGACCCGTCGGCGGGGACCGCCGCCGACGTCCTGCTCGTCGAGTCCACCTACGGCGACCGCCTCCATCCCGACGGTGATGAGACCGAACGCCTCGCGACGCTTATACGGGAAACGTCCGAGCGGGGCGGGAAGCTCGTCATCCCGTCCTTCGCGATCGGCCGGGTGGAGGAAGTCTTGTACGCCATCAAGAAGCTCGAGGACGGCGGCGCGGTCCCGGCCCTGCCGGTCTACGTGGACAGCCCGATGGCGCTGCAGGCGCTGAAGTTCTACGAGCGCCGCGCCCACGAACTGGATGGGGACATCGGCCGCCACCGCGGCGAGGTGTCCGCCTTCTGCACGGCCCGCTTCACCCCGGTGGCGTCGTCCCGGGAGTCCCAGGACGTGGTCAACCGGGCCGGCCCCGCCATCGTCATCTCGTCGAGCGGCATGGCCACGGGTGGGCGGGTACTTCACCACCTGGCCAAGGCGTTGCCCGATCAGAGGAATACCGTGCTCTTTGTCGGGTTCCAGGCCGCCGGGACGCGCGGCCGACACCTGATCGAGGGCGCCCAGGAGGTCAAGATCTACGGGCAGCAGGTTCCCGTGCATGCGCGCGTGGAGAAGCTGAACGGGATGTCGGCGCATGCAGACGCGAGCGAAATCGTGCGTTGGTTGCGCACCTTCCCGTCGCCGCCGCGCACGACCTACCTCGTGCACGGGGAGCCGTCGGCCCAGGACGCCCTGAAATCGCGAATCGAGCACGAGCTGGCCTGGAACGTGCAGGTCCCGCGGCACGGGGAACGTGTGCCTGTTCCCCTCTAG
- a CDS encoding sigma-70 family RNA polymerase sigma factor: MNDDRAAAPAAAPPVDDATLDTLYTRSGAARWGLTREAFTAGVLDAFRARWPGPGQANSLVLLTTHHPEDLGLAVACAEGLPDAWDHFVLTYRPELYRAARAMTDDATGRELADSLYADLYGLGERDGRRRSLFRYYHGRAKLSTWLRSVLAQRHVDLVRARKRTVSLDDDAARPAETRLAAPDRLHPADAATMRAAAGAVTAALGVLSADDRRLIAWYYVHGVTLAAIGQASGVSEATASRRLERVRRALRTAIERELEARRMSITDVDDWAAVARQSWDAALADALGVGPPQESGAPTFTGKRTP, from the coding sequence GTGAACGACGACCGGGCGGCCGCGCCGGCCGCAGCACCGCCGGTGGACGACGCGACGCTCGACACGCTCTACACGCGGTCCGGCGCGGCGCGATGGGGTCTCACGCGGGAGGCGTTCACCGCCGGCGTCCTCGACGCATTCAGGGCCAGGTGGCCCGGGCCCGGGCAGGCCAACTCGCTCGTGCTGCTCACCACACATCACCCAGAGGATCTGGGACTGGCTGTGGCGTGCGCGGAGGGCCTGCCCGACGCATGGGATCATTTCGTCCTCACGTACCGGCCGGAGTTGTACCGCGCCGCGCGCGCGATGACCGACGACGCGACGGGCCGCGAGCTGGCCGATTCGCTCTACGCCGACCTCTACGGTCTCGGCGAGCGTGATGGGCGGCGCCGGTCGTTGTTCCGCTACTACCACGGCCGGGCGAAGCTCTCGACGTGGCTGCGCAGCGTCCTTGCCCAGCGCCACGTGGACCTCGTCCGCGCGCGGAAGCGGACCGTCTCGCTGGACGACGACGCGGCGCGCCCCGCCGAGACCCGCCTGGCGGCGCCGGACCGCCTCCATCCCGCCGATGCGGCCACCATGCGCGCGGCCGCCGGCGCCGTGACCGCGGCCTTGGGCGTGCTGTCGGCGGACGACCGGCGCCTGATAGCGTGGTACTACGTCCACGGGGTGACGCTGGCGGCCATCGGGCAGGCATCCGGCGTGAGCGAGGCCACGGCGTCCCGTCGGCTGGAGCGCGTCCGACGGGCACTGCGCACGGCGATCGAACGCGAACTGGAGGCTCGGCGCATGTCGATCACCGACGTCGATGACTGGGCCGCCGTCGCCCGGCAGTCCTGGGACGCGGCGCTCGCGGACGCCCTTGGCGTCGGACCGCCGCAAGAGTCCGGAGCGCCAACGTTCACAGGAAAGAGGACGCCGTGA
- a CDS encoding cupin domain-containing protein, producing MRTCVVRILILAVGLAAAVPAAGQTPPPPTDRSKASVFPAADLAAAIAALPTDRPSSAVRVFSLAPYNVNVERRLPRPQGASLHEAQAELFYVIEGTATLLTGGTLVSPTRNGTNLSGTGIEGGVRQTFAKGDFLIVPSGIPHQFVDIQAPVHLMSLYLPNPPQ from the coding sequence ATGCGCACGTGTGTCGTACGAATCCTGATACTCGCCGTCGGGCTCGCGGCTGCCGTGCCCGCGGCCGGGCAGACGCCCCCGCCCCCGACCGATCGCTCGAAGGCCAGCGTGTTCCCGGCAGCCGATCTCGCGGCGGCCATCGCCGCGCTCCCGACCGACCGTCCATCGTCGGCCGTCCGCGTCTTCTCGCTGGCGCCGTACAACGTGAACGTCGAGCGCCGGCTGCCGAGGCCCCAGGGCGCGTCGCTGCACGAGGCGCAGGCCGAGCTCTTCTACGTCATCGAGGGCACGGCCACGCTGCTCACCGGCGGCACGCTCGTCTCGCCGACCCGCAACGGCACGAACCTGTCGGGCACGGGCATCGAGGGCGGCGTCCGTCAGACCTTCGCGAAGGGCGACTTCCTGATCGTGCCGTCCGGCATCCCGCACCAGTTCGTGGACATCCAGGCGCCCGTGCACCTGATGTCGCTCTACCTCCCGAACCCGCCGCAGTAG
- a CDS encoding trypsin-like peptidase domain-containing protein: MKRRAAAKQARRVVTAGLMAAAGLLAADAAHGQPVAAPARTIALADISASFEALAAQVGSGTVQVLASGLAGDPGDTTGDAMVERRRSAGSGVIVDAAGYVMTNYHVIEGARRVQVVLASRTAGASIVRPRGRTLEASVVGVDEETDLALLQVDGRGLGLQALPLGDSDTLRPGQLVFALGSPLGLDNTVTMGVVSAVGRQLEPDDPMVYIQTDAPINPGSSGGPLVDANGRVVGINTLILSQGGGNEGLGFAAPSNIVRTVFEQLKAYGLVRRGTIGAVVQSITEPMAKGLELPQDTGALVADVDPDGPAGQAGLRTGDIVVALDGKPIENGRQLDVNLYRRPAGSKATLAVLRGAQRLTLTVAVEERQDDPSRFAALVSRTENLVPRLGVLALTLTDALRQQLGVDDTVSGTLVAARAGEEAADLGIETGDLIVALNRTPVRTLEDLKRLVGALAPRAACALQVVRQGQYLFLAFEIEE; this comes from the coding sequence ATGAAGCGTCGGGCAGCAGCGAAGCAAGCGCGGCGGGTCGTCACGGCCGGTCTCATGGCGGCCGCCGGCCTGCTCGCGGCCGACGCGGCCCACGGGCAGCCGGTCGCGGCGCCGGCGCGGACGATCGCGCTCGCCGACATCAGCGCCTCGTTCGAGGCCCTGGCCGCCCAGGTGGGCAGCGGCACGGTCCAGGTGCTGGCCAGCGGCCTCGCCGGCGATCCCGGGGACACGACCGGCGACGCGATGGTGGAACGGCGCCGGTCCGCGGGGTCGGGCGTCATCGTGGACGCCGCCGGCTACGTGATGACGAACTACCACGTCATCGAAGGCGCGCGGCGCGTCCAGGTCGTGCTGGCCTCGCGGACGGCCGGCGCCTCGATCGTGCGGCCGCGGGGGCGGACGCTGGAGGCGTCGGTGGTGGGCGTGGACGAGGAGACGGACCTGGCGCTGCTGCAGGTCGACGGACGCGGCCTCGGGCTGCAGGCGCTGCCCCTCGGCGACTCCGACACGCTCCGGCCGGGCCAGCTGGTCTTCGCCCTCGGCAGCCCGCTCGGGCTGGACAACACGGTGACGATGGGCGTCGTGAGCGCGGTGGGACGCCAGCTCGAACCCGACGATCCGATGGTCTACATCCAGACCGACGCGCCGATCAATCCCGGCAGCAGCGGTGGGCCGCTCGTGGACGCCAACGGGCGCGTGGTGGGCATCAACACCCTGATCCTGTCGCAGGGCGGCGGCAACGAGGGCCTGGGATTCGCGGCGCCGAGCAACATCGTGCGCACGGTGTTCGAGCAGCTCAAGGCGTACGGGCTCGTGAGGCGTGGGACGATCGGCGCCGTGGTCCAGTCGATCACGGAACCCATGGCCAAGGGCCTCGAGCTGCCGCAGGACACCGGGGCGCTCGTCGCCGACGTCGATCCGGACGGGCCGGCGGGCCAGGCCGGGCTCAGGACGGGCGACATCGTCGTCGCCCTCGATGGCAAGCCGATCGAGAACGGCCGTCAGCTCGACGTCAACCTGTACCGCCGGCCCGCGGGGTCCAAGGCGACGCTCGCGGTCCTGCGCGGCGCCCAGCGTCTCACGCTGACGGTCGCGGTCGAGGAGCGGCAGGACGACCCGTCGCGCTTCGCCGCGCTGGTCTCGCGCACGGAGAACCTGGTGCCACGCCTGGGCGTGCTGGCGCTGACGCTGACCGACGCGCTGCGCCAGCAGCTCGGCGTGGACGACACCGTCTCGGGCACGCTCGTGGCGGCGCGGGCGGGCGAGGAGGCGGCCGACCTGGGCATCGAGACCGGCGACCTCATCGTGGCCCTCAACCGGACGCCGGTGAGGACCCTGGAGGACCTGAAGCGCCTGGTCGGTGCCCTGGCGCCACGCGCGGCGTGCGCGCTGCAGGTCGTGCGGCAGGGGCAGTACCTGTTCCTGGCCTTCGAGATCGAGGAGTGA
- a CDS encoding DUF5916 domain-containing protein: MPLISRPSCACAIAALLVATAAVRAQDAPADGARPVIDAAPLHEGEVIALDGFLDEPVWKRAVPATDFRQRDPRPGAPATERTEVRVAIDGRRLLLGVICYDSEPDRLLANQMQRDEPLSGDDRFLWGLDTYLDGRTGYFFEINPAGAMGDGLVTGPGGSGGGRGGGGGGGQFGAPMNKSWDGIWIARVRRTDVGWTAEVEIPFRTLNLNAASDEWGVNFQRTVRRKNEESLWTGWQRTEGLLRMSNAGRLRGIHVESHGLGLEVKPYGIASVGNAPGNGLPGTTSDASAGMDVFYNITPGLRANFTVNTDFAETEVDQRRTNLTRFPLFFPERRAFFLEGSSFFDFPPGDGSPFFSRRIGLNDGQPQRVLFGAKLTGQLGQQDVGALHVRTGVDDGEPGTDTRLPAEDFTALRLKRRFGRQSFAGLLYTRRAGVDASSGLVDQHTLGYDVTFSTPSFLGSTKNFETGAYFVHTTGLPDVAGGSNNYGARVVYNNDPLNASVFFREVDPAYDAAVGFTPRVNFRRWNSRFEYSPRINRRGIRELQFGANMELSTLPDNTLITRQYFLTPLEVLFESGDRLQAQVFQVTEQLEVDFEISDGILLPFGSRYAWRRQQLTFDSAENRPISTRAEYSFGDFYSGDRREFNLNLRLRPTAGVYVQATTEFNDVRLAEGEFTTKLYRLDASVQFSPWISLTNNVQFDTQSESLGWQARFRWIRRPGNDLFVVYTHNWLDSDRWRTLDRKAAVKLVQTFRF, translated from the coding sequence ATGCCGCTCATCTCACGTCCCTCGTGTGCCTGCGCGATCGCCGCCCTGCTCGTCGCGACGGCGGCCGTGCGCGCGCAGGATGCCCCGGCGGACGGCGCGCGGCCCGTGATCGACGCCGCGCCCCTGCACGAGGGCGAGGTGATCGCCCTGGACGGATTCCTCGACGAGCCGGTGTGGAAGCGCGCCGTCCCGGCAACCGACTTCCGGCAGCGGGATCCGCGCCCGGGCGCGCCGGCGACCGAGCGTACCGAGGTGCGGGTCGCCATCGACGGACGACGGCTGCTGCTCGGCGTGATCTGTTACGACTCGGAACCCGATCGCCTGCTGGCCAACCAGATGCAGCGCGACGAGCCGTTGAGCGGCGACGACCGGTTCCTGTGGGGCCTCGACACCTACCTCGACGGCCGCACGGGCTACTTCTTCGAGATCAACCCGGCCGGCGCGATGGGCGACGGGCTGGTCACGGGGCCGGGCGGGAGCGGCGGCGGCCGTGGAGGCGGGGGGGGCGGGGGCCAGTTCGGGGCGCCCATGAACAAGTCCTGGGACGGCATCTGGATCGCCCGCGTGCGCCGTACCGACGTCGGCTGGACCGCCGAAGTCGAGATCCCGTTCCGCACGCTGAACCTCAACGCCGCGTCCGACGAGTGGGGCGTGAACTTCCAGCGCACGGTGCGGCGCAAGAACGAGGAGAGCCTCTGGACGGGCTGGCAGCGCACGGAGGGGTTGCTGCGGATGAGCAACGCCGGCCGCCTGCGGGGCATCCACGTGGAATCGCACGGCCTGGGCCTGGAAGTGAAGCCGTACGGGATCGCGTCGGTCGGGAACGCGCCCGGCAACGGGCTGCCCGGCACGACCAGCGACGCCAGCGCGGGAATGGACGTCTTCTACAACATCACGCCCGGGTTGCGCGCCAACTTCACCGTGAACACCGACTTCGCCGAGACCGAGGTCGATCAGCGGCGCACCAACCTCACCCGCTTCCCCCTCTTCTTCCCCGAGCGCCGCGCCTTCTTCCTCGAGGGGTCCAGCTTCTTCGACTTCCCGCCCGGCGACGGATCCCCGTTCTTCTCGCGCCGTATCGGCCTGAACGACGGGCAGCCCCAGCGCGTGCTGTTCGGCGCCAAGCTCACCGGGCAGCTCGGCCAGCAGGACGTCGGAGCCCTGCACGTCCGGACGGGCGTGGACGACGGGGAGCCGGGCACCGACACGCGGCTGCCCGCCGAGGACTTCACCGCGCTCCGGCTCAAGCGCCGGTTCGGCCGGCAGTCGTTCGCGGGTCTGCTCTACACGAGGCGGGCCGGCGTGGACGCATCGAGCGGCCTGGTCGATCAGCACACGCTCGGCTACGACGTCACGTTCTCCACGCCGTCGTTCCTGGGATCCACCAAGAACTTCGAAACCGGGGCCTACTTCGTGCACACGACTGGCCTGCCGGACGTGGCCGGCGGATCCAACAACTACGGCGCGCGCGTCGTGTACAACAACGACCCGCTCAACGCGAGCGTGTTCTTCCGCGAGGTGGACCCGGCCTACGACGCGGCCGTGGGCTTCACGCCGCGCGTGAACTTCCGCCGCTGGAACAGCCGGTTCGAATACTCCCCGCGCATCAACCGGCGCGGCATTCGCGAGCTGCAGTTCGGGGCCAACATGGAACTGTCCACGCTGCCCGACAACACGCTCATCACCCGGCAGTACTTCCTGACGCCCCTCGAAGTCCTCTTCGAGAGCGGCGACCGCCTCCAGGCGCAGGTGTTCCAGGTGACCGAGCAGCTCGAAGTGGACTTCGAGATCAGCGACGGCATCCTGCTGCCCTTCGGCAGCCGCTACGCCTGGCGGCGCCAGCAGCTCACCTTCGATTCGGCCGAGAACCGGCCGATCTCGACGCGCGCCGAGTACTCGTTCGGCGACTTCTACTCGGGCGACCGGCGCGAGTTCAACCTGAACCTCAGGCTGCGGCCCACGGCCGGCGTCTACGTCCAGGCCACCACCGAGTTCAACGACGTCCGCCTGGCCGAGGGCGAGTTCACCACGAAGCTGTACCGCCTGGACGCCAGCGTCCAGTTCAGCCCGTGGATCTCGCTCACGAACAACGTCCAGTTCGACACGCAGAGCGAGTCGCTCGGCTGGCAGGCCCGCTTCCGCTGGATCCGGCGGCCGGGCAACGACCTGTTCGTCGTCTACACCCACAACTGGCTGGACAGCGACCGGTGGAGGACGCTGGACCGGAAGGCGGCCGTGAAGCTCGTGCAGACGTTCCGGTTCTGA
- a CDS encoding prohibitin family protein, with product MATIIEVPRRAGRSAGVVLVFVLLALSASCAFRTIDTGYVGVTTLFGKLTGEQLPEGLHLVNPLKRVAKMSVRTQEIKEHADVPSSEGLIIGLETSLLYRLDPARAGEVYQRIGPGYVEVVVVPNLRSVMRAVTAAHTANALYSEGRDQVAQQMLDQLKRILDPRGVLVETVLLRDIRLPDTLRAAIEAKQQAEQQAQQMQFVLARERQEAERKRIEAQGVSDFQRIVSTGISQQLLEWKGIEATEKLVNSSNSKIVVIGNSKNGLPIILPSQ from the coding sequence ATGGCAACGATCATCGAAGTCCCCAGGCGCGCCGGCAGGAGTGCGGGCGTCGTGCTGGTGTTCGTGCTGCTCGCCCTGTCGGCGTCGTGCGCGTTCCGCACGATCGACACAGGGTATGTGGGCGTCACGACGCTCTTCGGCAAGCTCACGGGCGAGCAGCTCCCCGAGGGGCTCCACCTGGTCAACCCGCTGAAGCGGGTGGCGAAGATGTCGGTCCGCACGCAGGAGATCAAGGAGCACGCGGACGTGCCCTCGAGCGAGGGCCTCATCATCGGCCTCGAGACCTCCCTGCTGTACCGGCTCGATCCGGCGCGGGCGGGCGAGGTGTACCAGCGGATCGGACCTGGCTACGTCGAGGTGGTGGTCGTTCCGAACCTCCGCTCCGTGATGCGCGCCGTCACGGCCGCGCACACGGCCAACGCGCTGTACAGCGAGGGGCGGGATCAGGTGGCGCAGCAGATGCTCGACCAGCTCAAGCGCATCCTCGACCCGCGGGGCGTGCTGGTGGAGACCGTGCTGCTGCGCGACATCCGCCTGCCGGACACGCTCCGGGCCGCCATCGAGGCGAAGCAGCAGGCCGAACAGCAGGCGCAGCAGATGCAGTTCGTGCTGGCGCGCGAGCGCCAGGAGGCCGAGCGCAAGCGCATCGAGGCCCAGGGCGTGTCGGACTTCCAGCGGATCGTGTCGACCGGCATCAGCCAGCAGCTCCTCGAGTGGAAGGGCATCGAGGCCACCGAGAAGCTCGTGAACAGCAGCAACAGCAAGATCGTCGTGATCGGCAATTCCAAGAACGGGCTGCCGATCATCCTGCCGAGCCAGTAG
- a CDS encoding beta-eliminating lyase-related protein, protein MDFASDNVHGVDDAILDALRDANGGTARAYGYDPRTAAAEQRLRDVFACDLAAYLVVTGTAANSLALAACCPPYGAVVCHAEAHITTDECGAPELYTGGAKLMGVRGPACKLTPAAVEAMLATMGRGEHEQRPQVLSLANATELGTAYTPDEVAALSTLARERGLRVHMDGARFANAVARLGCTPAELSWQAGVDVLSFGATKNGALGVEAVVFFDKALADDFVYLRKRTGQLVSKSRFLAAQLLAYLEGDRWLANARHANAAADRLAAGLGGIGGVRLPLPVDANAVFAVVPRALHDHLQRHGARYLVWPGEGPGTDVVGPGEVFIRLLTSFRTTDLEVDAFVALAAGRG, encoded by the coding sequence ATGGATTTCGCCAGCGACAACGTCCACGGCGTGGACGACGCCATCCTCGACGCCCTCCGCGACGCCAACGGCGGCACCGCCAGAGCCTACGGCTACGACCCGCGCACGGCCGCGGCCGAGCAGCGGCTCCGCGACGTCTTCGCGTGCGATCTCGCCGCCTACCTGGTCGTGACGGGCACGGCCGCCAACTCGCTGGCCCTGGCGGCGTGCTGTCCGCCCTACGGCGCCGTCGTTTGCCACGCCGAGGCCCACATCACGACCGACGAGTGCGGCGCGCCGGAGCTGTACACGGGCGGCGCGAAGCTGATGGGCGTCCGGGGGCCGGCCTGCAAGCTGACGCCCGCCGCCGTCGAGGCGATGCTGGCCACGATGGGGCGGGGCGAGCACGAGCAGCGGCCGCAGGTCCTGTCCCTGGCGAACGCCACCGAGCTCGGCACCGCGTACACGCCGGACGAGGTCGCCGCGCTGTCGACGCTCGCGCGCGAGCGGGGCCTGCGCGTGCACATGGACGGCGCCCGCTTCGCCAACGCCGTCGCCCGCCTCGGGTGCACGCCGGCCGAGCTCTCGTGGCAGGCCGGGGTGGACGTCCTGTCCTTCGGCGCCACGAAGAACGGGGCCCTCGGCGTCGAGGCCGTCGTCTTCTTCGACAAGGCCCTGGCGGACGACTTCGTGTACCTGCGCAAGCGCACCGGGCAGCTCGTGTCGAAGAGCCGCTTCCTGGCGGCGCAGCTCCTGGCCTACCTGGAGGGCGACCGCTGGCTCGCCAACGCGCGGCACGCCAATGCCGCCGCGGATCGTCTGGCCGCGGGTCTCGGCGGCATCGGCGGCGTGCGGCTGCCGCTCCCGGTGGACGCCAACGCCGTGTTCGCCGTCGTGCCGCGCGCGCTCCACGACCACCTGCAGCGGCACGGCGCGCGGTATCTCGTGTGGCCGGGCGAGGGTCCCGGCACCGACGTGGTCGGTCCGGGCGAGGTGTTCATCAGGCTGCTGACGTCGTTCCGGACGACGGACCTAGAGGTGGATGCCTTCGTGGCGCTCGCGGCCGGACGAGGGTGA
- a CDS encoding toll/interleukin-1 receptor domain-containing protein: protein MPSTRSTFVLVLGTGFANAAKRRAARMIGSTLADAGFGLVTGNSTGVDDWVSRSFCDALTERGESPEGAFWQVSLGASRILRRGGWPLPGFAAPRACRVRVTNVETWKREAVSRADAGVMVGGGRGALDIARRMLDRGRPVFPLPFMGGLTGNSDEVFQDILRTWEAHPVPGVSRSQYLRLAEPWVSGTGQLGNLLRGTLAERPDIFVSYRRSDAPAAAGRIARDLAEHFGSRRVFFDINGIAPSHAWAESIRQAIESCAVGVVVIGRSWLSRGPAGEPPRLHEPKDVVRGEIEALIAGRKALFPVVVEGARLPDAADLPESLATLPRFQALTPANGDWDVTIGLLVREIEAYLTRSRGRRTIAMPYGRRWAE, encoded by the coding sequence ATGCCGAGTACCCGGTCGACGTTCGTGCTGGTGCTGGGCACCGGCTTCGCCAACGCCGCGAAGCGGCGCGCGGCCCGCATGATCGGCAGCACGCTGGCGGACGCCGGCTTCGGCCTCGTCACCGGCAACTCGACGGGCGTGGACGACTGGGTGTCCCGCAGCTTCTGCGACGCCCTCACCGAACGCGGCGAGTCGCCGGAGGGCGCCTTCTGGCAGGTCTCCCTGGGCGCCAGCCGGATCCTGCGCCGCGGCGGCTGGCCCCTGCCGGGGTTCGCCGCGCCGCGTGCGTGCCGGGTGCGCGTGACGAATGTCGAGACGTGGAAGCGCGAGGCCGTGTCTCGCGCCGACGCTGGGGTGATGGTGGGCGGCGGGCGCGGAGCGCTCGACATCGCGCGCCGCATGCTGGACCGTGGCCGTCCCGTCTTCCCGCTGCCCTTCATGGGCGGCCTGACCGGCAACTCCGACGAGGTGTTCCAGGACATCCTCCGGACGTGGGAGGCGCACCCGGTGCCGGGCGTCAGCCGCTCGCAGTACCTGCGGCTGGCCGAGCCCTGGGTGAGCGGGACGGGTCAGCTCGGGAACCTGCTCCGGGGCACGCTGGCCGAACGCCCGGACATCTTCGTGTCCTACCGACGGAGCGACGCCCCGGCCGCCGCCGGAAGAATCGCGCGCGATCTGGCCGAGCACTTCGGATCGCGGCGGGTGTTCTTCGACATCAATGGGATTGCGCCCAGCCACGCGTGGGCCGAGTCCATCCGCCAGGCCATCGAGTCGTGCGCGGTCGGCGTCGTCGTGATCGGCCGGTCGTGGCTGTCGCGCGGGCCGGCCGGAGAGCCTCCCCGGCTCCACGAGCCGAAGGACGTCGTGCGGGGCGAGATCGAGGCCCTGATCGCGGGGCGCAAGGCGCTCTTCCCGGTGGTGGTGGAGGGCGCGAGGCTCCCCGACGCGGCCGATCTGCCCGAGTCGCTCGCGACGCTGCCGCGCTTCCAGGCCCTGACGCCCGCCAACGGCGACTGGGACGTCACGATCGGGCTGCTCGTCCGCGAGATCGAGGCGTACCTGACCCGCAGTCGCGGCCGACGGACGATCGCAATGCCTTACGGCCGCCGGTGGGCGGAGTAG
- a CDS encoding YdeI/OmpD-associated family protein gives MAHWRAVAPVIPNPAAIRAFASARAFETWLRAHHARADEIWLRIYKKGSGAKSVTAAQALDVALCWGWIDGIRKAWDDASFLQRYTPRRPRSVWSQVNRDHVARLTKAGRMQPAGLRQVDAAKADGRWAAAYAPIRSASRDSIPEDLRAAIHANPRARTTFERLGKTNLFALAFRTGAMRTPVGRARKIAELVAMLARGETIVPERPTTR, from the coding sequence GTGGCACACTGGCGGGCCGTGGCGCCCGTCATCCCGAACCCGGCCGCGATCCGCGCCTTTGCGTCCGCGCGCGCGTTCGAGACATGGCTCCGCGCCCACCACGCGCGTGCCGACGAAATCTGGCTCCGCATCTACAAGAAAGGTTCGGGCGCGAAGAGCGTGACGGCGGCCCAGGCGCTCGACGTCGCCCTGTGCTGGGGGTGGATCGACGGCATTCGGAAGGCCTGGGACGACGCCTCGTTCCTGCAGCGCTACACGCCCCGCCGGCCGCGCAGCGTCTGGAGCCAGGTGAATCGGGACCACGTCGCGCGGCTGACGAAGGCCGGCCGCATGCAGCCGGCGGGCCTCCGGCAGGTGGACGCCGCCAAGGCCGATGGCCGCTGGGCCGCGGCGTATGCGCCCATCCGGTCGGCGTCGCGGGACTCGATCCCCGAGGACCTGCGCGCCGCCATCCACGCCAACCCGCGCGCCCGCACCACGTTCGAGCGACTCGGGAAGACGAACCTCTTCGCGCTCGCGTTCCGGACCGGGGCGATGCGGACGCCGGTCGGCCGCGCGCGGAAGATCGCGGAACTCGTGGCGATGCTGGCGCGCGGGGAGACGATCGTCCCCGAGCGCCCGACGACGCGGTAG